In Malania oleifera isolate guangnan ecotype guangnan chromosome 8, ASM2987363v1, whole genome shotgun sequence, a single window of DNA contains:
- the LOC131162769 gene encoding cytochrome P450 81Q32-like, producing MAEIELLHVAFLLSFFLFNVFIYKFIILPRQRKPKNLPPGPRALPLIGHLHLLRDPVFRALDKVYEQYGPASFLQLGNRKVLVVSSLSIAQECFTKNDIVFASRPHLLAGEHLQYNSTTVPLATYGDHWRSLCRLITVEILSAYRVAMFSGIREEEMMLLTKQLWESSPGAGWTKVDVKTKLTELAFNGILATITGKRYFGRDVADIEEAREFQRIFEEYTNSMLGDYLPIMRWFDFKGVEKGMKRAMKKMDAFFVSLIEEQRRVRSKSGPSSNDDAAGGHGMKKKRTLIDEMLQLQEVEPELYTDQIIKGIVLTMITAATDTSSTSMEWAMGLLLNHPEAIQKARAEIETHVGLDRVVEEQDLPKLAYLQNIINETIRLYPALPLALPHEASADCTVAGYDVPRGTMLLTNLWAIHRDPKLWDRPREFVPERFEGKEGERRVNVMIPFSAGRRICPGASLARKVMGLTLAVFIQCFDWKRVGPEKVDLTEGSGITMPMARALEAMYKPRSATEKLLHV from the exons ATAATCTTGCCCAGACAGCGTAAGCCCAAAAATCTCCCACCTGGCCCTCGCGCACTTCCGCTGATCGGCCATCTCCACCTCCTCAGGGACCCCGTCTTCCGTGCCCTGGACAAGGTTTATGAGCAATACGGCCCCGCTTCATTCCTCCAACTCGGGAACCGGAAGGTCCTGGTGGTTTCCTCCCTCTCGATTGCCCAAGAATGTTTCACCAAAAATGACATCGTCTTCGCCAGCCGCCCTCACCTGCTTGCCGGCGAGCACCTCCAGTACAATTCCACGACCGTGCCTCTCGCCACATACGGCGACCACTGGCGTAGCCTCTGCCGCCTCATCACGGTGGAGATACTGTCGGCGTATCGCGTTGCCATGTTCTCCGGTATCCGGGAGGAGGAGATGATGCTGCTGACGAAGCAGCTGTGGGAGAGCTCCCCCGGCGCGGGGTGGACGAAGGTTGATGTGAAGACGAAGCTGACGGAGCTGGCGTTCAACGGCATCCTGGCGACCATCACCGGGAAACGGTACTTCGGGAGGGACGTGGCGGACATAGAGGAGGCGAGGGAGTTCCAGAGGATCTTCGAGGAGTACACG aATTCCATGCTGGGGGACTACTTGCCGATCATGCGGTGGTTCGATTTTAAAGGGGTGGAGAAGGGGATGAAGAGGGCGATGAAGAAGATGGATGCGTTTTTCGTGTCTCTTATTGAGGAGCAGAGGAGAGTGAGGAGCAAGTCAGGGCCATCCTCGAATGATGATGCTGCGGGAGGCCAcgggatgaagaagaagaggacttTGATTGATGAGATGCTGCAGTTGCAAGAGGTTGAACCAGAGCTGTACACCGACCAAATCATCAAGGGTATTGTACTG ACAATGATCACAGCAGCAACTGATACTTCGTCCACAAGCATGGAATGGGCGATGGGACTCCTTCTCAACCACCCAGAAGCCATACAGAAGGCCAGAGCCGAAATAGAAACTCACGTCGGACTAGACCGCGTGGTGGAGGAGCAAGACCTGCCCAAGCTGGCCTACCTCCAGAACATAATCAACGAGACCATCCGGCTGTACCCGGCGCTACCCCTTGCGCTGCCGCACGAAGCGTCCGCCGACTGCACCGTGGCCGGCTACGACGTGCCACGCGGGACCATGCTGCTGACCAATTTATGGGCAATTCACAGGGACCCAAAGCTGTGGGATCGCCCGAGGGAGTTCGTGCCAGAACGGTTTGAGGGTAAGGAAGGCGAGCGGCGCGTGAACGTGATGATTCCATTCAGCGCCGGGAGGCGGATTTGCCCAGGGGCGAGCTTGGCAAGGAAGGTGATGGGGCTGACACTGGCGGTGTTCATTCAATGCTTTGATTGGAAGAGGGTTGGCCCGGAGAAGGTGGACCTGACGGAAGGAAGTGGGATTACCATGCCCATGGCGCGGGCCTTGGAGGCCATGTACAAGCCACGCTCCGCCACCGAGAAACTCTTACATGTCTGA